Sequence from the Armatimonadota bacterium genome:
ACGTCGACGGAATCCACATCGACGACTACTTTTATCCGTATCCGTCCTATGGCGGCGGAGCTGACTTTCCTGATGATCCGAGTTGGAACCGGTACGTCGAATCGGGAGGGAAGTTAAGCCGAGCAGACTGGCGAAGGAAGAACGTCAACACTTTCGTCGAGAGGGTCTACAAGGGGATCAAAGAGCGGAAGCCGTGGGTCAAGTTTGGGATCAGCCCGTTCGGCATCGCTCGGGCAAACACGCCGGACGGTGTCCAGGCTACGTTCGACCAGTACGAGGTGCTCTACGCCGACGCCGTGAAGTGGATCGAGAACGGGTGGTGCGACTACTTCACGCCCCAGCTCTACTGGCCGATCGAGGGCGACCAGAGCTACCGTCTTCTGCTCGAGTACTGGCAGCGGCACAACCCGAAGAACATCCACCTTTGGCCCGGGAACATACCGAGCAACCTCAACCGCAGCAGAAACCCGTGGCAAACCAAGGAGGTCACAGACCAGATCCAGATGACCCGCGATATGGGCGCTGGCGGCAACGTCCACTTCAGCATGAAGGCTTTCACGCTCGACTACAAGGGGGTGAACGACGCGCTGACGACAGGGGTGTACAAAGAGAAGGCTCTCGTACCTGCGACGACCTGGCTCGACGACGTTCCGCCGTCTGCCCCCGACTGTTCGCTGAACAGTAATAATGGTCGTCTGACGCTATCCGGCGCGACCGAGGACGCCCGTTTCTATGCGATCTACGCAGACTTCGGCGACGGCGCAACCCTGATCAAAGTGACGAGCTCAGCCAGGAAATCGATCTCAGGTCTCCGCCTGAGCAAGGCAGTCGCCGTCTGGGTCTCCCTGCTGGACCTGGTCGGCAACGAAAGCCCGCTGCAGCGAGTGTCCTGAAAGTCGGACTCGCCAATCCTTGGCAGGATGTAAACTGCAAGCCATGTTTCGTTCGACCACAGTGATCGGCGTCACGAGAGACGGTCAGACTGCAATCGCCGCCGATGGCCAGGTGACGATGAGTGAGGCGACGATCGTCAAGAGCACTGCGAGGAAGGTGCATCGCCTGGCGGACGGCAAAGTCGTCTGCGGTTTCGCGGGCTCCGTTGCAGACGCGCAGGCGTTGCTCGATCGCTTCGAGGCGAAGCTAGAGGCGTACAGCGGCGCCCTGCGCAGGTCGGCGGTTGAATTCGCGAAGGATTGGCGCACGGACAAGGTTCTTCGGCACTTGAACGCGGTGATCATTGCGGCTGACAAAGACGGCATGTTGCTGATCAGCGGTGACGGCAACGTGATCGAGCCGGATGACGGTGTTGCTGGAATCGGCTCAGGCGGGCCGCTAGCTCTCGCCTCAGCACGATCGCTCTTGAAGCATACGAGCATGACCGCCGAGGAGGTCGCCCGCGAGGCGCTGCTGATCGCATCTCAAATCTGTGTATACACCAACGACATCATTCAGGTGGAGCTTGTTGTTTGACCCCGTCCTAGGTAAATTGATTTTCGATGAAGCGAATTGAGGCATACATACGCGTAAACCGGCTGGAGGAAGTCAAGATGAGCTTGGAGGAGATCGGTGTGCGCGGCATGAGCGTTGAGCAGGTTCGCGGATACGGCCGCCAGCAGGGGCAGACGGAGCAGTTTCGCGGCAGTACGTACGCCTTGAACCTCGTGCCAAAGATGAAGCTGGAAATCGTTGTGTGCGACGAGCAGCTTGAAGAGAGCTTGAGCGCGATCATCTCTGCGGCGCAGACTGGAGAGCTTGGAGACGGCAAGATCTTCGTGACGAACGTGCTGGAAGCGGTGCGGATTAGAACAGGGGAGCGCGGCGACGCGGCTCTGAGTTGACTTCACGCGATGGCAGCTTGGAAGAACTTCTCGATTTGGCGGGGCCGGCTTCCGCACTGGCGGGCGGAGAACGTCACTTACTACGTGACCTTCCGGCACAAGCGGTCGCTGGAGGATTCAGAGCGAACAGCGCTCGTCTCAAGACTGCTGAAGTGCGACGGGCGGAAGCTCGACTACGCGATCCTGTGCGTTCTTCCAGAAAAGACTGAGATGGTCTTCACCGTTATGGACGCGGCGTCAGGCGGCAAGTACGAGCTGAGCGATGCCGTCGAAAAGGCGAAAGCGAAGGCGGGCAAAGACATCATCAAGAAGTCGAAGGAGCGATGGCCTCCGTTCTATTTCGAAAGTTACGACAGAATAATCCGCGATGATGAAGAGTACGAACAGACCTGGACTTTGATTCTGGACGGCGCGGCGGAAGCAGGTATGTGCGACGATCCTAGCGAGTACGAGCATCTGCACGTTAAGGGCGCTCCGTAGCCGTCTCCCCGCTGGCCGCAGAGCGAGAAGTCGCTATACTTAGTGTATGAAGTGGTTCGTCTTAACGGTACTGATTCTGCTGATACCGGTCTTGATGATCACTTGCAAGAAGCCGGACATTACCGGTACCTGGATTGATTACGTTGGAGTCGAGCAGAGGGTGCTCAGAGCGGGCTCAGGAATTACGCTCCGCAAGGACGGCGCGATCCTGCACTCCTATCACCGCACGAGCGGCCAAAGATCCGAAATGAAGGGGCGTTATAGGTTTGAGGACGGTCGGCTCAAGGTGATTGAAGAGGAGAAGTACACGATCGACGCCGACGGCAACCGGACTGACCATCTTCTTGAAAACTGGGTGGCAGAAATCGAGTTTGTAACGCCAAACGAAATTGTGATGAAGCACCCCACGCAGGGGAATGTCCTGTTTCGCCGCGAAGCCCGCTGAACCGGGCAAACGGTCCCGATTTTGGCTCAAGAGCATAACGTGAGGGGTATTATCTCCGTATACATGAGTGTGGGGCGCTCAACTTTAGTGAGTGTCTAAACATTAACGAGGAAATTGATGGGCAGAGTAGTAGGAATCGACTTAGGAACGACGAATTCGGTTGTCGCAGTAATGGAAGGCGGGGAGCCGCAGGTAATACCGTCGGCTGAGGGCAGCCGTACCCTTCCGAGCGTGGTCGCGTTCAAGGCGAACGGCGAGCGCTTGGTGGGGGAGACAGCAAAGCGGCAGGCCGTGACAAACCCTGGCAATACCGTTTCGAGCATCAAGCGGTTCATGGGCCACAAGATTTCAGAGGTGAAGACCGAGTGCGAGCGGATGACGTATGAGGTTCGGAAGGACTCGAAGGGCAACGCCGTGGTCCACATTCCCGCAGTCGACAAGGACTTCACGCCTGAAGAGATCAGCGCGATGATCCTGCAAAAGCTGAAGGCTGACGCAGAGGCGTACCTCGGTGAAACCGTCGATCAGGCCGTGATCACGGTTCCGGCGTACTTCAACGACAGCCAGCGAAAGGCGACGAAGGACGCTGGCGAGATCGCAGGGCTCAAAGTTCTCAGAATCATCAACGAGCCGACCGCGGCGGCGCTGGCGTACGGGTTGGACAAGAAGGAGAACGAGACCATTCTTGTCTTCGATCTTGGTGGCGGGACGTTCGACGTCTCCATCCTCGACGTGGGCGAGGGGGTGTTCGAAGTGAAGTCGACGGCCGGCGATAGCCACCTCGGAGGCGACGACTTCGACCAGAAGATCATCGACTACGTTTCAACGGAGTTCATGAAGGAGCACGGCACTGATCTCAGGAAGGACACAAAGGCTCTGCAGCGGATGCGAGAAGCTGCCGAAAAGGCGAAAGTCGAGCTGTCCAGCGCTGTCTCCACCGAGATCAACCTGGCGTATATCACCGCGATCGATAACGAGCCCGTCCACCTAGAAATGACGTTGACGCGCTCGAAGTTCGAGGATCTCTGCAAAGGCCTGCTGACTCGAATCAAGAAGCCGCTGGAGCAGGCTCTGGCGGATTCGAAGAACAAGATCGACGAAATCCAAGAGGTAATCCTGGTCGGCGGAGCGACGAGAATGCCTATGATTCAAGAGCTTGTCAAGAAAATGACGAAGAAGGAGCCGAATCGCACTGTAAACCCGGACGAGGTCGTGGCGGTCGGAGCAGCCATTCAGGCTGGAGTGCTCGGCGGGGATGTTCGCGACATCCTGTTGCTCGACGTTACTCCCCTCTCCTTGGGCGTTGAGACGCAAGGCGGAATCTGCGACAAGCTGATCGAACGGAACACGACGATCCCGACGAAAAAGACGCGCGTCTATACGACAGCGGTCGACAACCAAACGGAGGTCACGATTCACGTTCTGCAGGGTGAACGAACGTTGGCGAAGGACAACAAGAGCCTAGGCCAGTTCAATCTGACCGGAATCCCTTCGGCGCCGGCGAGGTTGCCGCAAGTCGAAGTGACGTTCGATATCGATGCGAACGGGATCTTGAACATCAGCGCCAAGGACAAGGCGACAGGGAACGAACAGAAGATCACGATCTCTGGTTCTGGCAGCCTTGACAGCGAAGAGATCGACCGCATGGTGAAGGAAGCAGAAGCCAACGCTGAGAGGGATCAAGAACTTCGCAAGATCGCGGAGATGAAGAACGACGCGGACAAGTTGACGTCGAGCATGACGACGATGCTCAAAGACCTTGGTGACAAGATCGACGAGGACGAGCGCGGTCGCATCGAAGAGCACCTTGACTTGCTCAAGGTCGCGCTTGAAGCCGACAACCACGACAAGATCAAAGAACAGATGGAGCTTCTGGAGGCAGAGAGCCACAAGCTAGCGGAGCGGCTGTACCAGGACCAAGGCGAGCCTGAGGCGGCCAGTGAGGAAGAGACCGTTGGCGCCGGGGTGGCTGCTGGCGGCGACGACGCTTCTGGCGAAGACGTGATCGACGCGGAGTTCAACGAGGAGAAGTAGCACAAGGCCCGTGGCGCTTAGAGTACGGTAGCATCTCGGGCCATCTCTGCCTGCTGCTTCTTTTCGAGAAAGAACTCTGTGACCCAGATCGCCCTGGTCGACATCGTCACTGCGATCTCTTCCAGTATCCCAACTTGGTACAGTACATTCGGTATGAAAAGGCGGAACGCGAGGCTGTCATAGTGGCTGCACCAGGAGCCGAGCATGTGGGACGTGTGCCAATTGGCTCGCTCGTTCTCGTTCAGCTCGAGGGCCATTTGAGCGATGTGCTGAGCCGATGCCCTTAGCGGGATCATCAGTGTGAAATGGAGTCCGTTGCCGAGCAATTCGTGCGGCTCGTCCGTACTGATCGCCAAGTCAATTGACTGAGACTCGTCCGCAGCCCAAAAGAAGCGTGCGGCGAGTTGGCGGCCCGGAGTCATTTCATAATCCAACGCCTGGCGCTCCATGGCCCAGTCGACCTGCTTCCACTCGTCTACGTCGATCCATCGACAGTCTTGTGCTCCGCCGGTTGTGAAGAGCCCCAGCGCGGTACTGAGCAGCTTGTCCGGTTCTTCACGCAGGCCTGCCGTCGGGTGTCCGCTAATGGCCGGAGCAGCCCGGTTGCTCTTCGCAAGGTGCGCGGCGATCGCTTTAGCTTCAACTACTTGCAACGTCACTGCAGCACTGAAGAGCTTTGAGATCCAGTGGATGTTGTCCTCCTCTGCAAAAACGCTGCTATGAAGTCGATAGGTGTCGCTAGGCTGATCGTACACCAGGGCTGACAGGTTACACTGATCCATCTCGTGCTCGAGCGCGATGTTCAACTTGGCGCTTTGTCCACGACCGCGAACAAGGTCGATTTCGGTGTGAAGCCTGTAAATAGACCGGCTGTTGCGAAACACCCCTTCGTCGGTCCAGACCGATTGGGCGAATTGGTGCGGCCACCAAGTGAAGCCCTCCGCATTGATCACCGACCAATCCGGCGGTACTTGCAACTGGCCGTGAACATCCGCTACGGCCTGTTGTCCAACTGTCTCCCTATCTTGCCAAGACACTCCTATGAACCTCTGCGCTCGCATTGCGCGAGCGCACACCTTATTCTATGACATAAACGCAGATTCGGCAAGCGAATCTCGAATTATCGGTCGAGACGAACTGGATTCTCGACCGTGATCGACAGAAAGCGGGCCTGAGGCAGATCGCCCCGGGCCCGCTTAGTCGCGATCCGAAAGGAACCTAGAATTCTAGGCCTATAGATACTCCTATGTATACGTTTTGGCGATTCGGCGCGCCGGCAAGCAGATCGTCGCTCGCTAGCGTTGCGTACGTGACGCTCGGCGTCAACGTGAAGTTGCCTCCGATAGGAATGCCCGTCGACAGTCTGACCCCGGCGTCGGTGATCCCCGATGTCGCAGATCCGTAGTAGAAGAAGTTGTGAGCCTCGTTGGCAAATCCAACCCAAAGCCGCACGTCGAGAGGTTGCGACTGACCGCTGAACGCAAAGACATTTGCGAGGCTCGTCGAAAACGACCCCATGATGTAGAACCCTTCGACGACATCGACGTCTTGGAACGCCGTTATAGTCGGATTGCCAGCAGTCTTGAACGTGATCGACGCGACTACCTCGGCCGTGTCTGCCATAGCCGTATTCGGGTAGGTGTATCGTAAGTAGCCGACCCACATATCCGCATGCGCGGTCTGGAACATGTACCGAACGCCAATCCTGGTTTCGGTAATCTCACCCTCGAGTCCGTTTGCATCGGTCAGATCCATATTGCCCCAGACCATAACACTGAGCCCGCTGTCGTGCTCGAAGTACAGGGCCGGTTGGAATACCGAGCCGTCAACGATGTTAATCCCACGCCAGACGTACATTGACTGGAGTTCACCGCTGAAGTTCAGGCGGTAGTTGTTGCCGGACTGCGCAAAAGCTGTTGCAGCGACGAATCCTAATAGGGAAGCAGTAATCAGCCGTTTCATCATATTTGTGTGCCTCGCACCAGCACCTATCCGTAGGTGCCGCTGGCTAGGATACCCGTGATTCACCTGGTAATAGTGTCAGGCTCCAGGTAGGACTTCGGTTCAAAAGGCTCGCGCCTGAAGGGACGCGATGCAAAAGCGGCCCGACAGAGTGCTGAATTACGGTTGATCTATGCCCAGCTGATTCGAGCAAGGTGTGTTGCGAAGGCTGGCTGCAATCGCCAGCAACCCGACGCTCTCAGGGCCGATCCTAGACAGGATCAGCCCTGAAAGTCGCATTCCGAAGGTTCTGATTGCCTATCCGTGGCCTTCGTCCTCATCACCTGGCGCGTCCGCGACGGCCGCCTCTGTGGTCAGCAGAAGACCTGCGATCGAGGAAGCGTTTTGGAGGCATGTTCGGACGACCTTGGCGGGATCGACGACGCCCGACGCCATCAGGTTTTCAAACACCAACGTCTCGGCGTTGAACCCTTCGCCTGTCTTGCCGTTCTTGACCTTGTCGACGATGACCGAGCCCTCTTCGCCAGCGTTGTCCGCTATCGTCCTGAGCGGCGCCTCGATGGCGTTTTGGATGATCCACACGCCGATCTGCTGATCGCCGTCCAGCTCAAGCTTGTCCAGCACCTTTCCAGCCTGAATGAGCGCCGAGCCGCCGCCTGCAATGATGCCCTCTTCCAGCGCTGCGCGCGTGGAAGCGAGAGCGTCTTCGATTCTCGCCTTCCGCTCCTTCAGCTCCGTTTCGGTTGCGGCGCCGACATTCACAACGGCGACTCCGC
This genomic interval carries:
- a CDS encoding family 10 glycosylhydrolase, producing MQVLFTQSGGIESPASREFRGVWIATVANIDWPSRPGLTNAELRSEMITILDRCESNNFNAIVFQIRASGDAFYKSTYEPWSWYLTGEQGRAPEGNWDPLTFVIEEAHDRGLEVHCWFNPYRANHPAQDGALSRRHLAMINPSVVKTVGDYLWMDPGEKEVQDHSFNVFMDVVERYDVDGIHIDDYFYPYPSYGGGADFPDDPSWNRYVESGGKLSRADWRRKNVNTFVERVYKGIKERKPWVKFGISPFGIARANTPDGVQATFDQYEVLYADAVKWIENGWCDYFTPQLYWPIEGDQSYRLLLEYWQRHNPKNIHLWPGNIPSNLNRSRNPWQTKEVTDQIQMTRDMGAGGNVHFSMKAFTLDYKGVNDALTTGVYKEKALVPATTWLDDVPPSAPDCSLNSNNGRLTLSGATEDARFYAIYADFGDGATLIKVTSSARKSISGLRLSKAVAVWVSLLDLVGNESPLQRVS
- the hslV gene encoding ATP-dependent protease subunit HslV, whose protein sequence is MFRSTTVIGVTRDGQTAIAADGQVTMSEATIVKSTARKVHRLADGKVVCGFAGSVADAQALLDRFEAKLEAYSGALRRSAVEFAKDWRTDKVLRHLNAVIIAADKDGMLLISGDGNVIEPDDGVAGIGSGGPLALASARSLLKHTSMTAEEVAREALLIASQICVYTNDIIQVELVV
- a CDS encoding P-II family nitrogen regulator, with the translated sequence MKRIEAYIRVNRLEEVKMSLEEIGVRGMSVEQVRGYGRQQGQTEQFRGSTYALNLVPKMKLEIVVCDEQLEESLSAIISAAQTGELGDGKIFVTNVLEAVRIRTGERGDAALS
- the dnaK gene encoding molecular chaperone DnaK translates to MGRVVGIDLGTTNSVVAVMEGGEPQVIPSAEGSRTLPSVVAFKANGERLVGETAKRQAVTNPGNTVSSIKRFMGHKISEVKTECERMTYEVRKDSKGNAVVHIPAVDKDFTPEEISAMILQKLKADAEAYLGETVDQAVITVPAYFNDSQRKATKDAGEIAGLKVLRIINEPTAAALAYGLDKKENETILVFDLGGGTFDVSILDVGEGVFEVKSTAGDSHLGGDDFDQKIIDYVSTEFMKEHGTDLRKDTKALQRMREAAEKAKVELSSAVSTEINLAYITAIDNEPVHLEMTLTRSKFEDLCKGLLTRIKKPLEQALADSKNKIDEIQEVILVGGATRMPMIQELVKKMTKKEPNRTVNPDEVVAVGAAIQAGVLGGDVRDILLLDVTPLSLGVETQGGICDKLIERNTTIPTKKTRVYTTAVDNQTEVTIHVLQGERTLAKDNKSLGQFNLTGIPSAPARLPQVEVTFDIDANGILNISAKDKATGNEQKITISGSGSLDSEEIDRMVKEAEANAERDQELRKIAEMKNDADKLTSSMTTMLKDLGDKIDEDERGRIEEHLDLLKVALEADNHDKIKEQMELLEAESHKLAERLYQDQGEPEAASEEETVGAGVAAGGDDASGEDVIDAEFNEEK